A stretch of the uncultured Desulfobacter sp. genome encodes the following:
- a CDS encoding DsrE family protein, which yields MRKVIMVLSFVCLLSVLAACGHDSANSKKLLIVVTSKDPGTQMMSMVLADRSMKRGAAVEILLCGDAGLLAIKDSEQVLLKPQNKSPQMMLKALIQNDVNVELCPIYLSNSEKSVPNLIDGVSIAKPDQVAGKLLRDDTKILSY from the coding sequence ATGCGTAAAGTTATTATGGTATTGTCTTTTGTATGTCTGCTCTCTGTTCTTGCCGCATGTGGACATGATTCCGCAAATTCTAAAAAGCTTCTTATTGTCGTAACATCAAAAGATCCGGGTACACAAATGATGTCGATGGTATTGGCTGACCGGTCCATGAAAAGAGGCGCAGCGGTTGAAATTCTTCTGTGTGGCGACGCCGGCTTGCTGGCGATCAAGGATTCTGAACAGGTATTATTAAAACCCCAAAACAAATCCCCCCAGATGATGCTCAAAGCGCTGATCCAGAACGACGTCAATGTAGAACTGTGTCCGATATATTTGTCGAACTCAGAAAAAAGCGTTCCAAATCTCATAGATGGGGTATCGATTGCCAAGCCTGACCAGGTGGCGGGTAAACTTCTTCGGGACGATACAAAAATATTAAGTTATTAA
- a CDS encoding trimeric intracellular cation channel family protein: MTEVLILLFDYLGTFAFAVSGALAAAEKKLDLFGAVFLGFVTAIGGGTTRDMMIGNTPVSWLQDPVYFYVIVAAVGLTFLFTKTIVRFSKSLFFFDTIGISVFTVIGIQKGLHAGIHPPLAVMMGILTAVMGGIIRDVLCNEIPLIFHKEIYATACFAGGVFFVLLVFINMPEPFTAFIAAGVIFTIRSLSVRKGWALPRFK; the protein is encoded by the coding sequence ATGACAGAGGTATTAATCCTATTATTTGATTACTTGGGAACATTTGCCTTTGCAGTTTCAGGCGCACTGGCTGCTGCTGAAAAAAAGCTTGATTTGTTTGGCGCTGTGTTCCTCGGATTTGTAACCGCTATCGGTGGCGGTACGACGCGTGATATGATGATTGGGAATACGCCTGTTTCATGGCTGCAGGACCCTGTTTATTTTTATGTTATTGTTGCTGCTGTTGGGCTGACGTTTTTATTTACCAAAACAATAGTACGGTTTTCAAAATCGCTTTTCTTTTTTGATACCATCGGCATCAGTGTGTTTACTGTTATTGGAATTCAAAAGGGATTGCATGCGGGGATTCATCCGCCACTTGCCGTAATGATGGGTATTTTGACAGCCGTTATGGGGGGCATTATCCGTGATGTGCTTTGCAATGAAATTCCTTTGATTTTTCATAAGGAAATATATGCCACAGCGTGCTTTGCGGGTGGTGTTTTCTTTGTGCTTTTGGTGTTCATCAACATGCCTGAACCGTTTACGGCTTTCATCGCTGCTGGTGTTATTTTTACAATCCGTTCACTGAGTGTTCGAAAAGGATGGGCATTACCACGATTTAAATAA
- a CDS encoding HAMP domain-containing sensor histidine kinase, translated as MFNSLYAKIAVGLSALFLVVGLIFIGVTVFATDMYQQEVNQKLNTGLAQQIVKERILMEEGQVNQAALKDIFHMLMVINPGIEIYLLDVDGNILTFSAPPDSVKRRTVDLSPVKQWLDGTLIPPALGDDPKNTTGKKVFSAAPIERNGMLEGYLYVILGGEEYDSVAQKLKGSYILRLSAWMIGAGLLFALAAGLVLFGLLTGRLKKLAAVMEAFEGGTAEADINLPKPQGPPDEIDRLSTTFREMAARIDSQMAELKASDQMRRELVANVSHDLRTPLATLQGYIETLLIKENQYSPEERRHYLDIAIRHCRRLNTLVSELLELARLESARMDLSLEPFDLRELIQDICQKFTLNAEQKEIELSQQFENSVPFVEADIALIERALENLIENALNYTPEKGKVTVAVSMEKEVMIRISDTGPGVPEKELPYIFNRFYQSDSFSRKKDKHTGLGLAITARIIQLHGREIKVETSPGKGCCFSFSLPSWQQPKL; from the coding sequence ATGTTTAACTCCCTGTACGCCAAGATTGCAGTTGGTCTTTCCGCCCTCTTCCTTGTGGTGGGCCTGATTTTTATCGGGGTGACCGTCTTTGCCACAGACATGTACCAGCAGGAGGTGAACCAGAAGCTGAATACGGGCCTTGCCCAACAGATCGTCAAAGAGCGGATTCTCATGGAAGAGGGACAGGTAAACCAGGCGGCGCTCAAGGACATCTTCCACATGCTCATGGTCATCAATCCCGGTATTGAAATCTACCTTCTCGACGTTGATGGAAACATCCTGACCTTTTCCGCTCCCCCGGACAGTGTTAAGCGTCGCACAGTGGATCTCTCCCCTGTAAAGCAATGGCTGGACGGCACGCTGATCCCGCCGGCTCTTGGAGATGACCCCAAAAACACTACCGGAAAAAAAGTCTTTTCAGCGGCACCCATTGAACGAAACGGAATGCTTGAAGGCTATCTTTATGTCATTTTGGGCGGGGAGGAATACGACTCCGTGGCCCAGAAACTCAAAGGCAGCTATATCCTCAGGCTTTCGGCCTGGATGATCGGAGCAGGTCTCCTCTTTGCTCTGGCAGCGGGGCTGGTCCTCTTCGGCCTTCTCACAGGCCGCCTGAAAAAGCTTGCCGCCGTCATGGAAGCGTTTGAGGGCGGAACAGCCGAGGCAGATATAAACTTGCCCAAACCCCAGGGCCCCCCTGATGAAATTGACCGGCTGAGCACGACATTCAGGGAGATGGCCGCCCGGATTGACTCCCAGATGGCAGAGCTGAAAGCCTCTGACCAGATGCGGCGGGAACTGGTAGCCAATGTTTCCCATGACCTGCGAACGCCGCTTGCCACCCTTCAGGGATATATTGAAACCCTGCTTATCAAGGAGAATCAATATTCGCCTGAAGAACGGCGCCACTACCTTGACATTGCCATCCGCCACTGCCGCCGCCTCAACACCTTGGTCTCGGAACTGCTTGAGCTGGCCCGCCTGGAGTCCGCGCGCATGGACCTTTCTTTGGAACCTTTTGACCTCAGAGAGCTTATCCAGGATATCTGTCAAAAATTTACCCTTAACGCAGAACAAAAAGAGATTGAACTGAGCCAGCAATTCGAAAATTCCGTCCCCTTTGTTGAGGCAGACATCGCCCTGATCGAAAGGGCCTTGGAGAACCTCATTGAAAATGCCCTGAACTATACCCCGGAAAAAGGGAAAGTGACTGTGGCGGTCTCCATGGAAAAAGAGGTCATGATTCGAATCAGTGATACAGGCCCGGGTGTTCCGGAAAAAGAGCTGCCCTATATTTTCAACCGCTTTTACCAGTCAGATTCATTCAGTAGAAAAAAAGATAAACATACGGGCTTAGGCCTTGCCATTACCGCCAGGATTATCCAGCTCCACGGCCGGGAGATTAAAGTTGAAACCAGCCCCGGCAAAGGATGCTGCTTTTCTTTTTCCCTGCCTTCGTGGCAGCAGCCCAAACTATAA